The Xyrauchen texanus isolate HMW12.3.18 chromosome 28, RBS_HiC_50CHRs, whole genome shotgun sequence genome has a segment encoding these proteins:
- the LOC127622134 gene encoding solute carrier family 22 member 16-like, with product MASGVERLFDELGHFNRFQACVYFAAIFQAISCGIHYLASVFLVETPKFLCDAPPNIIDVLYGNHSSTSLADIWTHFKPDAGPVVVHTARGDQWELSPCFKALRLDAINFQYEFFGNKTVVSCNDFVYDHSEVQQSIVTDWDLVCEKEWLAKITQPTFMLGVLIGALVFGDIADRIGRRPILMATSLCQFTFGIIVAFTGNYYLFVVMRFLLATVSSGYLVVVFVYVTEFTGIKVRTWTSMHVHAAFAVGIMVVALVGYLVRVWWIYQIILTLSTTPFLLYCWKFPETPFYLMAKGRYKEAQELLDTIAHFNGLPPTLKVSELKEENDEALLMGEGKAMEAQKKLSILDMFGSLKMAGRSATCWAIWFIGSLGYYVFSLGSVNLGGNQYLNLFLAGAVEVPSYLIGCFAMDRVGRKKTCAPALLLSGVACMLIIMVPQDIEVLAIVLSMTGKFAIAIAFGLVYLYTCELYPTMIRSLAVGSGSMMCRVGSVVAPFCVYLADIWIYLPQLIVGILAFIIGILTMFLPETLGQPLSSTLEEAEALGSKPSKTNASVDVVEMNQTIKA from the exons ATGGCATCCGGTGTGGAGCGACTATTTGACGAACTTGGACACTTCAACAG ATTTCAGGCATGTGTCTACTTTGCTGCTATTTTCCAGGCCATCTCCTGTGGAATACATTACTTAGCCTCTGTTTTTTTAGTTGAAACACCAAAATTTCTTTGTGACGCCCCTCCAAATATCATAGATGTCCTGTATGGAAATCACTCGTCAACTTCGTTGGCAGATATCTGGACTCACTTCAAGCCAGATGCTGGACCAGTGGTTGTGCATACTGCAAGAGGAGACCAATGGGAACTCAGTCCTTGTTTCAAAGCGCTGCGGCTTGATGCCATTAATTTTCAATATGAGTTTTTTGGCAACAAGACTGTTGTGTCTTGTAATGACTTTGTCTATGATCATAGTGAGGTCCAACAAAGTATCGTAACAGACTGGGACCTGGTGTGTGAGAAGGAATGGCTGGCCAAGATCACACAACCAACTTTTATGTTGGGAGTTCTGATTGGAGCATTGGTATTTGGGGACATCGCCGATAG AATTGGCAGAAGGCCTATTTTGATGGCTACCAGCTTATGCCAGTTTACATTTGGCATCATTGTTGCATTTACAGGAAACTACTACCTTTTTGTGGTGATGCGTTTCCTGCTTGCCACA GTGTCAAGTGGGTATCTGGTCGTAGTCTTTGTGTATGTGACAGAGTTTACAGGAATTAAAGTTCGGACATGGACCTCTATGCATGTGCATGCAGCCTTTGCTGTGGGCATCATGGTAGTGGCTCTAGTGGGGTACCTTGTTCGCGTCTGGTGGATCTACCAGATCATCCTCACACTAAGTACCACTCCATTCCTGCTCTACTGCTGGAAGTTTCCAGAAACTCCCTTCTACCTCATGGCTAAAGGTCGGTACAAGGAGGCCCAGGAGCTGCTGGACACTATCGCCCACTTCAATGGTCTGCCACCCACACTTAAG GTTTCAGAGCTAAAGGAAGAAAATGATGAAGCACTGTTGATGGGAGAAGGGAAAGCAATGGAAGCCCAGAAGAAGCTAAGCATACTGGACATGTTTGGAAGCTTGAAAATGGCTGGTCGTAGCGCCACCTGCTGGGCTATTTGGTTCATCGGAAGCTTGGGATACTATGTCTTCAGCCTTGGATCTGTCAACTTGGGAGGAAACCAGTATCTCAACCTCTTCCTTGCtg GTGCTGTTGAGGTTCCGTCATACTTGATTGGCTGCTTTGCTATGGATCGGGTGGGAAGGAAGAAGACATGTGCCCCAGCTCTGCTGCTCAGTGGAGTAGCCTGCATGCTCATTATTATGGTGCCCCAG GATATTGAGGTCTTGGCTATAGTCCTGAGTATGACAGGGAAATTTGCCATTGCCATTGCGTTTGGTCTTGTTTACTTGTACACCTGTGAGCTTTATCCCACTATGATCAG GTCTCTGGCAGTAGGCAGTGGTAGTATGATGTGCCGGGTGGGAAGTGTGGTGGCCCCTTTCTGTGTTTACCTCGCTGACATATGGATCTACCTGCCTCAG CTCATTGTGGGAATTCTGGCTTTCATAATCGGGATCCTGACCATGTTTCTTCCAGAGACTCTTGGACAGCCCCTCTCCTCCACATTGGAAGAGGCTGAGGCTCTAGGCTCCAAGCCCAGCAAGACGAATGCTTCAGTGGATGTGGTAGAGATGAATCAAACCATTAAAGCTTGA